From a region of the Calliphora vicina chromosome 4, idCalVici1.1, whole genome shotgun sequence genome:
- the LOC135958130 gene encoding LOW QUALITY PROTEIN: phospholipid-transporting ATPase ABCA3-like (The sequence of the model RefSeq protein was modified relative to this genomic sequence to represent the inferred CDS: substituted 4 bases at 4 genomic stop codons) — translation MQFDLEGGKHLTGIQFDDSWSNITDYPMNFSFALRFPSELRTSSEYLPMTWLTMKLFVPIDLPGPRNADSQDGGLPVGYLREGFLPVQNAISMAYMKLVTNNNELPYVEMQRYPYPAYIFDPLLEGLSFIMSYIIYLSFIYPCIYIVKSITAEKEKQLKEVMKIMGLNNWIHWTAWFVKSFIMLGISAILITILMKIRWSNDVAVLTHADWSVLLFFMLIYIITSICFCFMLATFFSRASTAAAVTGLVWFITYMPFSFTILMYDDLTLGSKLGWCLVSNTAMGFAFELILEFEGTGEGFQWSNLFTPVNIDDNLTVGYIILMMLASCVMYMCICLYVEQIFPGEFGVPKKWNFVFTASFWCGEKDYIGVEDIPNFHIRRQNPDAFEPEPAGKPVGLQVKNLKKKFGDKMAVKGLSVNMYEDEITVLLGHNGAGKTTTISMLTGMFPATAGTAIINGSDIRTNIEGARMSLGVCPQHNVLFDDLTVAEHLTFFSRLKGLEGDDIKREVDKYVKMIELEDKANVASKKLSGGMKRKLSVCCALTGNSKVVLCDEPSSGMDPSARRQLWDLLQGEKVGRTILLTTHFMDEADVLGDRIAIMCDGELKCHGTSFFLKKKYGSGYRLICVKREACNADEITGLLQSYIPGLQPEADIGAELSYQLPDNYSSKFEEMFGSLEEQSDELKLNGYGIGITSLEEVFMKVGAENANDGSRKQASAIMNGGSGYPDNDVESITSEGLFTENSHLLMVVNLLTNQWTAMMLKKFLYTYRNKLLFLIQNIMPIFFVTVTVLITRTQGTFSKLQPMTMSLTQYPLAVTVLETAANVAPDSLSYKIADKYKSIASSYGSNYELLETGEKNFSKYILDLGKEIQVRINSRYLVAATIGTKNIIAWLNNQPLHTAPLTVNLVHNAMIKALKNDSYQITVTNDPLPYTTETRLTQLNTGNNLGTQLSTNLCFCFCFVSAFYILFLIKERETRSKLLQFVGGVKVWTFWLSQLLWDISTFALTAIIVICTIACWQEQGFSSFGDLGRYFVVIILFGCSVLPFTYLISFYFTEPATGFARISIINMFAGMALFIVVMVMSFEIFDTKDTADLLGWIFRIFPHFSLAMGLNKLYMNVATRDACSADFIVILPDYWRCLLVPKCCKTVPYFAWEEPGILPETVYMIVTAVVFFLFIIVREYSLVSELIYKIKQRSFKPPPPPEDGFFDEDVDQEKQRILNMSQSELTATNLVLDRVTKYYGKFLAVNQVSLCVKPVECFGLLGVNGAGKTTTFKMMTGDERITFGSAFVKGLNLPSDMNEIYKEIGYCPQFDALLEDLTGRETLKIFCLLRGIHKDRINHMVVELAKSFGFMKHLDKEIKAYSGGNKRKLSTAIAVIGSPSVVYLDEPTTGMDPAARRQLWNMVCRIRDSGKSIVLTSHSMEECEALCTRLAIMVNGEFKCIGSTQHLKNKFSKGLILKIKVKRNADQIKMAKXVESYXLFSSTKYXNKIYIFSFIISNASEMSTPAQILEQEIQSVKAFVEREFPQAILREDYQGILTFYIPLSSIRWSKIFGLMEHNRDYLNVEDYSISQTTLEEIFLDFAKYQRXDSRQVK, via the exons ATGCAATTTGACTTAGAGGGTGGCAAACATTTGACCGGTATCCAGTTTGATGATAGTTGGAGCAATATTACTGATTATCCCATGAATTTCTCATTTGCTTTGCGTTTTCCCAGTGAATTGAGAACGTCATCGGAATATTTACCCATGACCTGGTTGACAATGAAACTGTTTGTGCCCATCGATTTGCCGGGTCCCAGAAATGCCGATTCTCAAGATGGTGGTCTGCCAGTTGGCTATTTGCGTGAGGGTTTCCTACCCGTTCAAAATGCCATCTCCATGGCATATATGAAATTGGTAACGAACAATAATGAACTGCCATATGTTGAAATGCAACGTTATCCGTATCCGGCATATATTTTTGATCCGCTGTTAGAGGGTTTGTCTTTTATAATGtcttatattatatatttaagttttatttatccCTGTATTTATATAGTTAAG TCTATTACGGCCGAAAAGGAGAAACAATTGAAGGAAGTTATGAAAATTATGGGTTTAAACAATTGGATTCACTGGACAGCGTGGTTTGTTAAATCGTTTATAATGTTGGGAATATCGGCCATATTGATAACTATTTTGATGAAG ATTCGTTGGTCTAATGATGTGGCTGTTTTAACGCATGCCGATTGGTCCGTTTTACTATTCTTCATGTTGATCTACATCATTACCAGCATTTGTTTCTGTTTCATGTTGGCCACATTCTTCTCCAGGGCCAGTACAGCTGCTGCCGTTACCGGTTTGGTGTGGTTCATTACCTACATGCCCTTCTCGTTTACAATACTAATGTACGATGACCTGACTTTGGGCTCCAAACTGGGTTGGTGTTTAGTCTCCAATACAGCCATGGGTTTTGCATTTGAATTAATACTCGAGTTTGAGGGTACTGGCGAGGGTTTCCAATGGAGCAATCTATTTACCCCGGTTAATATTGATGACAATCTGACGGTGGGTTATATTATACTGATGATGTTGGCTTCCTGTGTTATGTATATgtgtatatgtttgtatgtggaaCAAATATTTCCCGGAGAATTTGGTGTGCCAAAGAAAtggaattttgtatttacgGCTAGTTTTTGGTGTGGCGAAAAGGATTATATTGGTGTGGAGGATATACCAAATTTTCATATTAGACGCCAGAATCCGGATGCTTTTGAGCCGGAGCCGGCGGGTAAACCTGTGGGTTTGCAGGTGAAgaatttgaaaaagaaatttggTGATAAAATGGCGGTAAAGGGTTTATCGGTTAATATGTATGAAGATGAAATTACGGTTTTGTTGGGTCATAATGGTGCCGGTAAAACTACTACAATTTCCATGTTGACTGGAATGTTTCCTGCTACAGCGGGCACGGCCATTATTAATGGCAGTGATATAAGAACCAATATTGAGGGTGCCCGAATGTCTTTGGGTGTTTGTCCACAGCACAATGTTTTGTTTGATGATTTGACCGTGGCCGAGCATTTAACATTCTTTAGTCGTTTGAAGGGCCTTGAGGGCGACGACATCAAACGTGAGGTggataaatatgtaaaaatgaTCGAACTGGAAGATAAAGCCAATGTTGCCTCAAAGAAACTTTCGGGCGGCATGAAACGAAAGCTGTCTGTTTGCTGTGCTTTGACGGGCAATTCGAAAGTTGTGTTGTGTGATGAACCTAGTTCGGGTATGGATCCTTCGGCTCGCCGTCAATTGTGGGATTTGCTGCAAGGTGAAAAAGTGGGAAGGACTATATTGCTGACCACACATTTCATGGATGAAGCTGATGTTTTGGGTGATCGCATAGCGATCATGTGTGATGGTGAACTAAAATGTCATGGTACTTCAttctttttgaaaaagaaatatgGATCGGGCTATAGATTG ATTTGTGTCAAACGTGAGGCATGCAATGCAGATGAAATTACTGGTTTATTACAAAGTTATATACCCGGTTTGCAGCCGGAAGCCGATATTGGTGCTGAATTATCTTATCAATTACCCGACAATTACTCTAGTAAATTTGAAGAGATGTTTGGCTCCTTGGAAGAACAGTCCGATGAATTGAAACTAAATGGTTATGGTATAGGCATTACCTCATTGGAAGAGGTCTTCATGAAAGTGGGAGCCGAGAATGCCAATGATGGCAGTCGTAAACAAGCCAGTGCCATCATGAATGGTGGTTCCGGTTATCCCGATAATGATGTGGAATCAATAACTT CTGAAGGTTTGTTCACCGAAAATTCCCACTTACTAATGGTTGTCAATCTCTTGACCAATCAATGGACCGCCATGATGTTAAAGAAATTCTTGTACACCTATCGCAACAAATTGCTCTTCCTTATACAGAATATTATGCCCATATTCTTTGTGACCGTTACCGTTCTAATTACCCGCACCCAGGGTACCTTTAGTAAACTGCAACCCATGACCATGAGTTTAACCCAATATCCTTTGGCGGTTACGGTTTTGGAGACAGCCGCCAATGTAGCACCGGATTCTTTGTCATACAAAATAGctgataaatataaaagcattgcCTCTTCGTATGGCAGTAATTATGAGCTTCTGGAAACGGGTGAGAAAAATTTCTCAAAGTATATTTTGGATTTGGGCAAGGAAATACAAGTGCGTATTAATTCAAGATATTTGGTAGCGGCTACCATAGGAACTAAAAATATAATAGCCTGGCTGAATAATCAGCCTTTACATACCGCTCCCTTGACAGTGAATTTGGTGCACAATGCCATGATCAA AGCCTTAAAGAATGACTCTTACCAAATTACTGTTACCAATGATCCTTTGCCCTATACCACAGAAACCCGTCTAACACAATTGAATACGGGCAACAATTTGGGCACTCAACTTTCCACCAATTTGTGTTTCTGCTTCTGTTTCGTTAgtgctttttatatattgtttttgATTAAGGAACGTGAAACACGTTCCAAGTTATTGCAATTTGTGGGTGGTGTTAAGGTGTGGACTTTTTGGTTGTCACAATTACTTTGGGATATTTCAACTTTTGCTCTTACCGCCATTATTGTTATATGCACTATAGCTTGCTGGCAGGAGCAGGGCTTTTCATCATTTGGTGATTTGG gccgttattttgttgttataataCTATTCGGTTGTTCTGTGCTTCCCTTTACCTATTTGATTTCGTTTTACTTTACTGAGCCCGCCACCGGTTTTGCACGCATTTCCATTATCAATATGTTTGCTG gcaTGGCTTTGTTTATTGTTGTCATGGTCATGTCGTTTGAAATCTTTGATACCAAGGATACTGCCGATTTATTGGGCTGGATCTTTAGAATATTCCCCCATTTCTCTTTGGCCATGGGCTTGAATAAACTGTATATGAATGTGGCTACAAGAGATGCTTGCAGTGCCGATTTTATTGTAATACTGCCAGATTACTGGAGATGTCTATTGGTACCAAAATGCTGCA AAACTGTACCCTATTTCGCCTGGGAGGAACCTGGTATTTTACCCGAAACCGTATACATGATAGTGACAGCTGTCGTATTCTTTTTATTCATCATCGTACGTGAATACAGTCTAGTTAGTGAATTGATTTATAAAATCAAGCAAAGAAGTTT CAAGCCTCCACCCCCACCAGAAGATGGCTTTTTTGATGAGGATGTGGATCAAGAAAAGCAACGCATTTTGAATATGTCACAATCTGAATTAACAGCAACGAATTTGGTATTGGATCGTGTTACCAAATATTATGGTAAATTTTTGGCGGTCAATCAAGTGTCGCTGTGTGTTAAACC AGTTGAATGTTTTGGCCTTTTGGGTGTTAATGGAGCCGGAAAAACCACCACTTTTAAAATGATGACGGGCGATGAACGCATTACTTTTGGCAGTGCCTTTGTTAAGGGCCTCAACCTACCCTCCGATATGAATGAAATCTATAAAGAAATCGGTTATTGTCCACAATTTGATGCTCTGCTGGAGGATTTGACGGGCCGTGAAACTTTGAAAATATTCTGTCTTCTCAGAGGCATACACAAGGATCGCATCAATCATATGGTCGTGGAGTTGGCCAAATCGTTTGGTTTTATGAAACATTTAGATAAGGAAATAAAGGCCTATAGTGGTGGTAATAAACGTAAATTAAGTACGGCCATAGCGGTTATTGGTAGTCCTTCCGTTGTTTATTTGGATGAACCCACCACGGGTATGGATCCGGCGGCCAGACGTCAATTATGGAATATGGTTTGTCGCATACGTGACTCGGGCAAATCGATAGTATTGACCTCACACAGTATGGAAGAGTGTGAGGCTTTGTGTACCCGCTTGGCCATTATGGTGAATGGAGAATTTAAGTGTATTGGTTCAACGCAGCACTTAAAGAATAAATTCTCCAAGGGTCTGATATTGAAGATTAAGGTGAAACGTAATGCTGATCAGATAAAGATGGCAAAGTAAGTAGAATCATATTAACTATTTTCatctacaaaatattaaaataaaatatatattttcagcTTCATCATCTCAAATGCCTCCGAAATGTCAACACCTGCACAAATTTTGGAGCAAGAAATTCAAAGTGTTAAGGCATTTGTGGAAAGAGAGTTTCCACAAGCTATTTTACG AGAGGATTACCAAGGTATTCTAACCTTCTACATTCCCCTATCTAGTATTAGATGGTCCAAGATCTTTGGTCTCATGGAACATAATCGTGATTATTTAAACGTCGAGGACTATTCAATATCACAAACAACGCTGGAAGAAATTTTCTTAGATTTTGCCAAATATCAAAGATAAGATTCACGACAAGTCAAGTGA